The following coding sequences lie in one Lolium perenne isolate Kyuss_39 chromosome 2, Kyuss_2.0, whole genome shotgun sequence genomic window:
- the LOC127333085 gene encoding NADH dehydrogenase [ubiquinone] iron-sulfur protein 1, mitochondrial-like: MAFLARALRHSKPYLSSCNPSVAASYRWISPTAASGSPEAGAAVVPADPELPPREPVGDTRVELPSNLEDVLEVFVDGHAVKGSCDIP; this comes from the coding sequence atggcctTCCTCGCGCGGGCGCTCCGCCACTCCAAGCCCTACCTCTCATCCTGCAACCCGTCGGTGGCCGCGTCCTACCGCTGGATCTCCCCTACTGCCGCCTCGGGGTCGCcggaggccggcgcggccgtcGTGCCTGCCGACCCGGAGCTGCCGCCGCGGGAGCCCGTCGGCGACACGCGTGTCGAGCTGCCCAGCAACCTGGAGGACGTCCTCGAGGTGTTCGTCGATGGGCACGCCGTCAAGGGCTCCTGCGACATCCCGTGA